AGCTGGAATTCCGTGGCAAGAATGTGTTGCTGGTAGATGACTCCATTGTGCGCGGTACTACCTGTAAGCAGATTATCCAGATGGCCCGCGATGCCGGTGCTGCCAAAGTGTACTTCGCCAGTGCTGCACCAGCGGTAAAATACCCGAATGTTTACGGTATCGACATGCCCTCCGCCACTGAGCTGGTGGCTCACGGTCGCACCACCGAGGAAATCTGTGAGGAGATTGGCGCAGACTGGTTGATCTACCAGGAGCTGGAAGATTTGGTGGTCAGCTCCAGTGGCGGCAAGCAAAAAATTGATCGCTTTGATTGCTCTGTATTCGACGGCAATTACATCACCGGTGATGTGGACGAGGAATACCTGAACGATCTGCACGCTCAGCGCAATGATACGGCGAAGCGTAAAAAGGCCGACGCCAACGCTTTGTAATTCGCCCTTTGGGGGAATATCTAAATATCCTTCACCTGATTGGCGGGCGGCAAAAAAACCGTTTTTGTAGCCTGCCAATAGTAAAAAAGCGTAAGCGTCCTTTTCTCGCGGCAGAAGAGGGCGCCAGTTAAGATCGTTTCGGTTAAGATGACTGCTTCCAAAAATACTGACCAGGAAGCGGTATATGTTTGAAGACGACGGTTACGCTCTGGAAACCCTGGCGGTGCGCGCCGGCCAGGTTCGCTCACCGGAAGGAGAGCACTCCGAGGCACTTTACCTCACCTCCAGTTATGTTTTCCCCTCCGCTGCAGAGGCTGCTGCGCGCTTTTCTGGCGAAAGCTCCGGCAACGTCTACTCCCGCTATACCAACCCCACAGTACGCACTTTTGAAGAGCGCATCGCTGCTCTCGAAGGCGGTGAAGCTGCGGTAGCCACTGCTAGCGGCATGGCTGCCATTCTCAGTATTTGTATGGCGCTACTGAAAAGTGGCGACCACGTTATCTGTTCCCGCAGTGTTTTCGGCACCACCACGGCTTTATTTGGCCGTTATATGGAAAAGTTCGGCGTGCGGGTGAGCTATGTCGATTTGACCGATATGGATGCCTGGAAGCAGGCCGTAGATGGTTCCACCAAGCTGCTGTTTATGGAGACGCCTTCCAACCCTCTGTGTGAAGTAGCCGATATCCGCGCGTTGGCACAGGTCGCCCACAGCGCTGGTGCCATGCTGGTGGTCGACAACTGTTTTTGTACCCCGGCACTGCAGCGACCTCTATCCATGGGCGCCGATATTGTGGTGCACTCCGCAACCAAATTCCTCGACGGCCAGGGGCGGGCCCTGGGCGGTGTTGCCGTTGGTCGCAAGGAAGTAATGGATGAGTTGGTGGTTTTCCTGCGCACTGCTGGACCGAGCATGAGCCCGTTTAATGCTTGGGTATTCCTCAAAGGGCTGGAAACTTTAAAGTTGCGTATGCAGGCGCATTGCACCAATGCACTCGACTTGGCTTGGTGGCTCGATGAGCAGGAGATGGTGGAGAAGGTAAATTACACCGGCTTGCCTAAACACCCCCAACACCGCCTAGCGCGGGAACAGCAGGACGCTTTTGGCGCAGTGCTGAGTTTTACTGTGCGCGGTGGTCGCGAAGCTGCCTGGAAAGTGATCGACAATTGTAAAATCCTCTCCTGCACTGCCAACTTGGGGGATGCAAAAACCACTATTGTGCACCCTGCCACGACAACCCACGGCCGCCTTAGTGATGAAGATAAGGCTCGCGCCGGAATTACCGAAAATTTGATTCGTGTTTCGGTAGGGCTGGAAAATGTTGAGGACCTCAAGCGCGACCTGATGCGTGGATTATCCCAGTTATAAGCGCGCCCAGCTACCTATGATTATTAGGGAGCCTCTGAATAATTCCGCAATACCTCTGCGGGCCTTGAAGGCTACAGATGTTAGGCGTAGTGGCCACAGCCCTTTGCAAGAGCTGCAACACAGCAGATGCGGCCTTCAAGACCCGCCCTTCGGGGCTTGCAGAGCGATTCACACTCTGCGTTGCAGCTTCTTGAAAGGTCTAGACATTCCTGCGAAGCCGCGCCTGGATTGTGAACCGCGCTGCATGCCAGAGGTATCACGGAGTTATCCAGAGGCTCCCTGGCGGACAGTGGAATACTGCCCGCCGCTTCCGGTAGCGTTTGCGTTGTTTAATGCCCCTGCCGGTGTGCAGAAATAGCCCCCTTTAGAAAAATTGAGCAGTAATGGATTTGCCGTGCAAAAAATAGTTTCCGCCATAGTGTCTGATATCGGCAGCGTTTTATTGGGTAAAGAGCGCCAGGTGAAGTTGGCGTTGGCCTGTTTGTTATCAAAAGGCCACCTGTTGATCGAAGACCTACCGGGTATGGGTAAGACCACCTTGGCCCATGCACTCGCACAGGTGCTGGGGCTAACTTATAAGCGGGTGCAGTTCACCAGTGATATGTTGCCGGCGGATATTCTTGGTGTTTCGATATTTGATCGGGAGTCCAGCCAATTTCACTTTCACGAGGGACCTGTGTTTAGCCAGGTGTTATTGGCGGATGAGATTAATCGCTCATCGCCAAAAACCCAGAGTGCGCTGTTAGAAGCTATGGAAGAGCGCCAGGTGAGTGTCGATGGCGAGACCCGCACACTGCCCCAGCCATTTTTTGTGATTGCCACGCAAAACCCGATGCAACAATCGGGCACCTTTGCATTGCCGGAATCCCAGCTGGATCGCTTCCTTATGCGTATCAGTCTTGGCTACCCCACCCGGGAGGCGGAGCGGGCTTTGTTTATGGGGGCCGATCCGAGACAGCAGCTGGCGAAAATAAAACCCAGAATTGATATTGCCACACTCGGAAAAATGCAAAGCCTGGTTGGACAGGTGAAAACTTCTGACAGTCTGCTGGATTACCTGGAGCGACTGGTTTTGCAAACCCGCCAGAGCCCGGATTGCGCAGTGGGTTTATCACCCCGAGGCGCTTTGGCCCTTTTGCGCGCAGCCAAAGCCTGGGCGTTGATTCACAATCGCGGCCATGTATTGCCTGAGGATATCCAGGCCGTGTTGCCGGCGGTGGCAGGTCATCGGCTACAGAGCGATGGCAGTAATGGTGAACAGTTGGTGGAGCGATTGTTGCGCCAAGTGGATGTGATCGCAGCTTGAGTCGATGAGTGTGAGTTCCTCCAGTCGAAGCACTTCCCGCAACCCCCTGCATATGCTGGTGCAGTCTTGGCGTGGCCTGACGCAGCGCTGGCTTAGTCGCCGGGCACCGAGGGCCCGTGCTATCACTTTGAATCACAGTCGTTTATTTATTCTGCCCACTCGCGCAGGCCTGGGTTTCTTGTTGGTGATTGCACTTTTATGGCTACTGGGCACCAATTATGAAAACAACCTGGTTTTCGCTCTGACATTTTTGTTGGTTAGCATTTTGGCGGTGCTGCCACTACACACCTTTGCCAATTTAAGTGGCGTGCACTTGCGCCTTCTGGATACCCGGGCAGCTTTTGCTGGTGATTTTGCCGAGGCGGAAATTAATGTCAGTTGTGAGGGCAAGCGGGAGCGGGAATGGCTCGAGCTGAGTTGGCCACCGGAGCAGGGCAGTCGCGTGGATTTGTGCGAGCAGAAAAGTGCGGATATTTGTATCTCTATGCCGGTAGTAAAACGTGGGCGAGTGCAGGCACCTCGGTTGAGGGTTGAAAGTCGTTTCCCTCTCGGGTTATTTCGCTGCTGGAGCCGCATTGACCTGGATGTCGAATTTTTGGTCTACCCCCGCCCTATCTCTGCAGGCCCATTACCTGTAGGCGAAGCTATCGCCGAGGGAAAGTTTGGCGAAGTGCAGCGGGGTGGAGAGGACTATGCTGCGCTGAAACCCTATCAAGCGGGTGATTCCCTTCGTCATGTAGCCTGGAAGCAATATGCGGCCGGGCGCGATCTCTACAGTAAGGATTACGAGCGCAAAACTGACACGCGGTTGTGGCTCGATTGGGATTTGCTCGAAGGCAAGGGTGTGGAAATGCGTTTGAGCAATCTCTGTGACTGGGTCCTGCAAGCGGAAAAACAAAGCGTTGCTTATGGTTTGCGCCTGCCTGGCGTTTCGCTAGAACCCTCGCTGGGGGCTGAACATCGGCAGCAGGTTTTACAGGCATTGGCTCTGTACCCGGGGCGAGGCCAGTGATGATTGCGAATAAGGATTTATTGCCCAGGGAGAGTTTGCTGTGGATTTTTGCCGCCCAGTTTGTCGCCCTGTTGCCGCAATTCACAATGCTTCCTCTGTGGGTGGCTTTTGCTTGGGCCTTTGCGGTTTTTTGGCGTCTGGAAGTCTTTCGCGGGCGCAAGGACTTACCGGGGCGAACGCTAAAAATAACAGTGATTGCACTGACGTTGGCAGGACTGGCTCTTTCCTACCGGCGCTGGTTTGCTCTAGAGCCAATGATCGCATTGTTGGCAATTTCCTTTACCCTGAAAAATCTTGAGTTGGTCAGTCGCAGGGATGCCTTTGTCAGCTTGCTGCTGGCCTATTTCGTTGCTGCAACCCTGTTTGTCCAGGAGCAGACCATCCCCTACGCGCTTTACGGCCTGTTTAGTGTGTTAGTGATTACTGCAGCCCTGGCGGCACAGTTGGGGCAGTTCAGCGCGAGTCCGCGCCGGGCTCTCGGATTGTCTATGCGTTTGATGGCGCAGGCCACACCGCTGATGGTGCTGTTGTTTTTGGTTATGCCGAGGCTGGGGCCGCTCTGGTCAGTACCGCAAAATACTTCCGCTGGGCGCACTGGAGTCAGTGATTCGATGGCCCCGGGAGACTTTACTGAGCTTTCCAAATCCAGCAAGCCAACCCTGCGCATCTCCTTTGATGGGCCGGTTCCCCCTCCTGAACAACGCTATTGGAGAGGGTTGGTGTACTCGGAATTTAATGGTCGAACCTGGCGTCAAGGTTATGGAGTAGATCCTCGCAATGGCGGGCGGGTGTATTGGAAGAGTGGTGAACAGGTACTGCCACAAGTGGGGCCCCGTTATCGCTATCAGGTAATTCAGGAGGCGAGTCGGAGCCCCTGGTTGTTCGCTATGGCGCAGCCGGCTTCGGAGAGCCCGGGCGTTGGAGAGACTGCGGATGATCGCCTGGTAAAGCGGACCCCGGTTTTTAACCGCTTTTCCTATCAGGTTAGTTCCTGGCCGAGGGAAACCCTGCCGACTCCAACTTCTCTCAGTAATGTGGAGCGGCGCAGGAATCTGCAGCTTCCCAGTTATGGTAATAACCGTACCCGCCAGTGGATGGCTTCCCTGCGGGGTCAGGGGCTCAGTGCTGAGGCGGTTTCCTCCCAGCTGCTGACGCACTTCAACAACGCTTTCACTTATACCTTGAATCCCCCGGCACTGGGAGGCGATACCATCGATGAATTCCTTTTCGATAGCCAACAGGGGTTCTGTGAGCACTTTGCCGGTAGTTACGTGTTTGCCATGCGCGCAGCGGGAGTGCCGGCGCGGGTGGTGGCAGGGTATCAAGGTGGCGAGTGGGTGAGTGGCGAAGAGTACCTGCTGGTACGGGAATACGATGCCCACGCCTGGGCTGAAATCTGGCTTGATGATCGCGGCTGGCAGCGTGTAGACCCCACTGCGGCAGTGGCACCAGAGCGTGTACGCGACGGTCTGGAGAGTGCAGCCGGTGAGGAGTTTATGCAGGACTCCCTATTTCCCTTGCACCGTTTCGGTATTCTCAGCCAGTTGCGTTTGCAGTGGGATATGATCAACTACCGTTGGTATCAAACCGTAGTGAGCTTCAATGCCGACCGGCAACAGAATTTGTTGCAGCGAATATTTGGTGACCTCTCCCCGATGCGTATGGCCTTGTTGCTGGGGGTTCCGATTTTTGTGCTCCTATTGGGTATCAGTTTTTGGGCCGCTCGCACCGCAGGCAGGCCCAAGTTGACGCCTGCGGAAAAACTGTACCAGCGCTTTTGCCAGCGTATGGCCCGCAACGGGATCAGGCGGCGTTCTGGTGAGACGGCAGGTAATTACGCTCGCCGAATTGCCGAGGAGAGAGTGGAGTTGGCGAATTATGCAGGGGCCGTGACAGAGGCGTTTGAAGCGGTGAGCTACGGTGGCGATGCTCGCGCATTGAAAAAACTGCGGCAGCTATCAAGCTGGTATTTCTGGTTGCGGCACTCGGCAAATATGACGCCGCACAAGCGTGAGTTGGCAGGTTATTAATCATTGAGTTATTTCGTATCTAGAATGCCAACCCAATTGCAAAGGTTTCTGTTGGGCTATAGCGGCACCTCCCTGGCAACCGGGTTGCAGGTGATATTGCTGCCCTGGATTGCGCTGACGATCGTGGATCTTCCGGCCCTGCAATTGGGGTGGATTCAGGCATCAGTATTGCTGCCAAACCTGGTATTCCTGTTGTTTGGCGGTGCTTTGGCGGATAGGCGAGACCCGGCTCTGGTGTCGGCTCTGGCCTGCTTGGGCCTGGCGCTTTGCCATACCGCATTGTTGTTGTATTTCACCTTCCATGTCCTGAATTTATCCACCTTGATGGTTTACGGAATTTGCCTGGGGGTGTGCAGCGCTTTTTTACAGCCGGCACGGGACAACCTGGTGCAGCGCAGTGCCCGCAACCGCAAGGGGCAGGCCACTGAGCGAGGCGTGCAAAAAACCGTAACCTGGATGATGTTGGCGCAGTACGGCGGCCAGGCGGTGGGCATGCTGCTAGCGAGTCGATTTGACCAGTGGGGCTTGCAGCTCTTGCTGGGTGTACAGATTGCCGTTGTGCTAGTGGCTTCATTATTACTTTTTTCCTTGCGCCAGCCTCAAGAGCGTCAAAAGGCACCACAGAAGCGACCCCATACCCTGATTCTGGATGGTCTCAGTCAGGCATGGAAACATCCGGTATTGCGGGAGCTGACCGCATTGATGGCATTCAATGGCTTTGTGCATATCGGGGTTTTCCTGGTGGTCTTACCGCTGCTGGCTGAGGACTACGGTCGCGGTGCCGGTTACTACGCGACCCTGCAGCTGGCATTTATAGCGGGCACGGTGATCGCGACGGTGACTATGTTGAGACGGGGGCAGGGACAAGAGCCAGGGCGAGGAATTTTGATGTGCTTGCTTTACAGCGCAGCACTCTTGATTGCTATCAGCCTGGGGCCAACAAAGTTTGGCTTGATCCTGTTGTGTCTGTGTTGGGGGGCGGTTGCGGCAGCCTCTGCAGGGCTGGGGCGAGGCATTGTGCAATTGCTGGCGCCGGCGGATTATCGCAGTCGCATTATCTCCATTTATCAATTTGCCCTATTTGGCTCTGCGGCGCTGGGGGCCCTGGCTGCGGGTGTTTTGAGCGAGGTTGCAGCGCCTCTGACGACACTATTGTGGGCGGGAATCCTGAGTTTATTGGCATTCGCACTGGTTGCCCTGAGTGGGGCTCTAAGGCAGGTTAAAATTTCCGATAGCGAGGTATAGGAATCCCGCAACGACCAAATCTGGTTGAGCCACCATATATTTAACAGGGAACTGCGGTTATGGAGGTGGGGTTTGGTATCAGTAAAAAGTGCCAAATGGTCACAGAGAGTCACGACAAACAGCCATGCGCTGGACCTTGAAGCCGGTGTATTTAGCCTGGATGATCCAAAAGCGATAGCCAAATCCCTGAAGAGTGCAGCTGAGGCCAGTCAGCAGCGCAAATCAGAGCCTTTCCGCTCAGCCATGTCTATGCTCACTTTTTATATCAATCGTGCGGGTCCCCATTTGCCTGTGCGCAGGCGCAGAATCCTGGAGGCCGCGAAAAATGAATTGCGTGAGCTTTATGGGCGTCCGCGCCGGCATTGAGCCGGCGCAGGGTAGAGGCGATGAAGTCTTTTAGGGGGCTAGGCAGGGCAAGCAGCGCACGTAGAGTCCGCGCGGGTCGCGGAAGCTCTGCAGTTCGCCGATTGGTGCCAAAACCGGTTGTAAGCTGTTTAACCAGGCGCCGAGTGGCAGGTTTGCCTCAAGGCTGGCGGCGATACGTGCATCCACATTATCGCTCAGGGCGCGCAGGAATCTTTCGCCGGGAGTCAGCTCGCGCTGGATCTCTATTACATCGTATTCTTCGATCTCAGCAAGCTGTGCGGCGTCGGCAATGGCGTCGTTGAGATTGCCCAGATCGTCTACCAGCCCCAGGTTTTTGGCCGCGCGCCCGGTCCAGACCTGGCCCTGGGCAATTTTGTGCACTTCCTTGGGAGTGCTGCCACGGGACTCGGCCACAATTCTCAGGAACCTGGCGTAGGTATTATCCACTCCCTGTTGCAGGATACTGGCGGCTGCCTCGGGTAGGGCACGATCCAACCGCATGCTGCCGGCCAGGTCTGAAGTGCCCACACCATCGGTATAAATACCCAGTGCCTCAAGGGAATCCTCAAAGGTCGGGAAGGCACCAAATACGCCAATGGAGCCTGTCAGGGTTGCGGGAGAGGCCCAGATTCGATCGCCGCCGGTAGCAATCCAGTAGCCTCCAGATGCGGCCAGACTGCCCATGGAGATAACGACAGGGATATCGGCTTCGCGGGTGGCGAGTAACTCTTGTCGAATTGCTTCTGACGCGAAGGCGGAGCCGCCGCCACTGTCAATGCGCAGAACCAGTGCATCAACTTCTTTTTTGCGCGCCTGTGCGATTAGTTCTCCCAGGCTTTCGCTGCCGATTCTGCCGGCGGGGGCTCGGCCATCGACAATAGAACCGCTTGCCGTGATTAAGGCAATCTTATTGGGTTCTTTTTTGGCGGCGACTTCGCTGAGCTTTTGGCTGCGTAAATAGGTGAGGGCATCGATGGCCTTATAACTGCGTTCATCGTTCTCATCTTCACCGATGGTTTTGCGTAGCTCTCGAACTGCCAAGTTGCGGTTGGCGAGTTGGTCGACCAGTTTATTGGCCAGAGCAGTACGTGCCCAGTCGCCCTCATGCTGCTGCAGTTTCTGGGGTAACTCGTCGATAAATAGATCGATGCTTTCAGTTGGCAGGTTGCGAAGGCCGGTCACCTGTTCGGTGTACTCACTCCAGAGTTCATGCAGCCAGCGCTGGTTATTCTCACGGGAAGCCGGAGACATGTCGTCGCGAGTATAGGGTTCGATAAAATCCTTGTAGTCGCCAACGCGGAACACGTGGAAATTAACTTTGAGCTTTTCAAGGGCGCTTTTATAGTAATTTCGATAGACGCCAAAGCCGGTGAGCATCACGGAACCCATTGGATTCAGGTACACCTTGTCGGCGTGGCTGGCGAGGAAATATTGCGCCTGGGTGTAGTTATCACCCACCGCATAAATGGGCTTGTCGGCAGCCTTGAAGCGCTGCAGGGCTGCGCCAATCTCGTCGAGCTTACTGAGACTGCCGCCGACCATATTGTCGAGTTCCAGCACCAGTGCGGAAATGCGTTTGTCTTGTGCGGCTTTGTCGATAGAGTCGACAAGATCCTTAACCCTGATTTCCGCTGGCCCCTGGGAGCCACCGAAGAAAATCGGTAATCCGCTGGGCTGGCTGAGCTCATCTACCAGAAATCCACTCGGAGCCACTCGAAGGGCCGCGCCCTGTGGGACTACCAGCTGTTCGTCCTTGCCAAAAATTGCGATACCCAGGAATACCAGTATTAACAGGAACACCAGGTTGGTAAACACTCGCCTCAGCCAGGTAATTGAGCCGCCAATGGCACCAAAAAAGCTGCGGAACAGTCCTTTCTCATTGGATGAATCAGTCAAACCTCAAAACTCCTTAGTGCGCTGAGGGGCAAGCGTTGTCTATTTATCAGTTACAAAATCACAAGCAATGTGAATCTCGCCAAGGCTTATTGCATGCGATGCCAGCGGCTGCTCATCATTGATGAAAAGAATAGGATAAGGCTAAGGACTACCAGTACGCCATCCTGCCAGCCGCGTGTAGGCATCATTACGTCGACAATACTGGCAGTGATATACAGCAAAAGAATAAAACAGAGCCACAGATAGCTACGATAGTGCTGCTTTAGTAACCCGGGTAGTACCAACAGCAGTGGTATGGTCTGCAAGCACCACAGGAATAATGAGCCGCCTTCGAGGAATAGATTCCAGGCGACAAACAGTACGAGCATGCCGATATAACAAATCCAGTTAATTCGCAGCGCTATCTTGAGCTTGCGCTGTACAGAATCGTTCACACTTTATCCTCTAGTTGTCGCCGTTATGCGAATTATCCAGCGTCTGTGCCAGGCTGCCGACTCGCTTGCCCAGTGCCCGGCACAGGGTTACTTCGTCATCGGAAAGCGATGTGGCGTGTTCACCGGACCAGTGTGAGGCACCATAGGGTGTGCCGCCAGTGCGGGTGCGCATTAAGGCGGCTTCGGAGTACGGGATGCCGGCGATCAACATGCCGTGGTGCAGCAGCGGCAGCATCATGGATACCAGCGTAGTTTCCTGACCACCGTGAAGACTGCCAGTGGCGGTAAATACCGCAGCCGGCTTACCGGTAAGGCTGCCATCGAGCCAAATATCACTGGTTTGGTCAAGGAAATAGCGCAGCGGAGAGGCCATGTTGCCAAAGCGGGTGGGGCTGCCCATCAGTAAACCGGAGCAATTGCGCAGGTCCTCGATTGTACAGTAGGGGGCGCCTTCGGAGGGGACCGGCGGCTCGCTGGCTTCGGTGTCTGGGGATACGCCAGGCACGGTGCGCAGGCGAGCGGTAATCCCGCTGGCCTCTACGCCGCGAGCCAGTTCGGTGGCCATGCGCGCTGTGGCGCCGGTGCGGCTGTAGTAGAGGATGAGGACATAGCCTTCGTTGTCCCGATCCATCAGATCAGCCCCAGTACATTTTCAGGGGGTCGTCCTATCACTGCTTTGTCGCCTTTTATAACGATCGGGCGTTGGATCAAAATAGGGTTTTGAGCCATTGCGTCAATTAACTGGGATTCGGCCAGATCTTTGTCTTTCAGGTTTAACTGCTTGTAGGGTTCTTCACCAGTGCGCAACAACTGTCGTGCATCAATATCCAGTTTGTGCAGCAACTGCTGAATATCCTCGGCAGACGGTGGAGTTTGTAGATAGAGAACCACCTCCGGTTCAATACCGTTATCCTGCAATAGCTGTAGGGTTTGGCGGGATTTTGAGCAGCGGGGGTTGTGGTAAATCGTCCACATTGTGGCGGCATCCTGTTACTGTTTGGCGTATTCTAACCGAAGAATGTTGCGGAGTTCTAAGGCGCTTCTGAATAATCCCCCCAACGTCCTGCGGGGTTTTCGGGAGCTCCTTGGCTATTTGGGGCAGTAATACTGCGGCCTGGGCGAGATGTCCAGGCATAGAGAGATCACGATGAGAAGCACCGTTAAGGATTGGGGAAACCACTGGCTGCGCTTTGCGACGTCACTGTGGAAACTGTTTGATGAAAAGGATTGTCGGCAACGCGCGGCTGCTCTTACTTACCTGACACTGTTTGGCATAGTTCCCCTAGTGACGGTCAGCTACGCCATGTTGTCACTGTTTCCCGACTTTGCCGGCTTGCAGAGTAGGTTACAGGATCAACTGTTCACCCACTTTTTGCCTCAGAGTGGGCGCGAGATCCAAAAATATATCAGCAGTTTTTCCGAACAGGCACAGCGTTTGACTGGCGTTGGTATCGCGATGCTGATTATTACTGCCGGTTTGACCCTTCGCGGTATCGAGGGGACCTTTAACTCTATCTGGGACGTCCAAAAAGGCCGCAGCGGCGTTTCGAGTTTTCTTTTGTATTGGGCGATATTAAGTCTGGGTCCAATCCTATTGGGGGCGGGCCTGGCGACAAGTACTTTTGTCTTTTCACAAAAATTTTTCGTGGGTGGGGCCGATTCCTTTGAGGTAACTTCGTTGTTATTCAGGGTTCTGCCGTTTATTTTCAGCTCCATAGTTTTTACCCTACTGTTCATAGCTGTGCCCAATTGCAATGTCCCGTTGCGCCACGGAATAGAGGGGGGATCATAATCTCGATTGCTTTCGAGGTTATGAAGTACTTATTCGGCTTGTTGGTAGCGCGGAGTTCAGTCCAGGCAATTTATGGGGCATTCGCTGTTGTTCCCCTGTTCCTGCTTTGGATTTATCTGATGTGGATACTGGTACTGGCCGGCTGTGTGTTGGTGCGCACACTATCGGTTTATCAAGCTGCGACCCAGGAGCGGGAGCATTCTGACCTGGTTGCCCTCCTTATTGTTCTCTGGCAGATGTATAAGAAATGCGCGCAGGGGAGGCCTCTGAAGGAGCGCGATATTTCCCGTATGGGAATCAAGTTTGTTCAGTGGCGAAGGTTGCGGAATATCCTTCAGGCTAATCGTATGGTAACCCAGACCGATCGCAATGATTATGTTTTGCTGAGGGATCTGAATACGGTGTCTCTGGTTGAATTGGCTGGCTGGTTGAGCGTGGATTGGATGCCCAGTGGAATTCCTGCGAGTCTGGATGGATTGCCCTGGTATGGAGAGGTAGAGCAACGCTTTGCCAATGCCAGAGAGTCAACCCGGGAGCAATTAGGTATTACTGTTGGAGAGTTGTTCCTGGAGGCCGAGCAAAAGGAAGCTGAAGATAAGCCCCTTGAGCTGGGCCACGACGGCGGGACTGATGATAAGCAAACAAACTCTGAAACCGGGGGAGAAAGTGGGCCTGATGAAAATAGTCAAAGTGAAGATGACAAGAGCAGCAGCGGTCACCTTTCTTTTGTTGGTATGCGGAATAAGCGCCTGCGCTAAAGACGATAAATCGCTTCTAGCCATTGATGGGGGAGGGTTGGATGTATCGGGCAAAGTTTTGCTGGTTAACTACTGGGCAGAGTGGTGTAAGCCCTGTCGAGAGGAGATCCCGGTCCTAAATCAACTGGCCAAGGGTAACGACAATGTCGTTGTTGTCGGGGTGAACTTCGACAATTTACCGGTTGCGGAAATACAAAAACAGGTGGAAAAGTTGGGCATTACTTTTCCCGTCCTAGTGGCCGAACCGCAAGGGCGCTGGGGGCAGGAGAAGCCGGAGGTGCTGCCTTCTACGTTCATTATTGGTACCGATGGACGCTGGCAAAAAACATTGGTTGGGCCGCAGGATAGAGACGACTTTATTACGGCTCTCAATTTATAGTAAGTACTAATGCTGGTAAAAGTCGGCGGGGTATCAGTGGGTTCTTAGAAGCTCCCAAACTTTATAAAACTATAACTAACACATCTATAGGCTTGTGACGGATCGCTGATAGCATGCCGCCACTTTCCCCTTTCGTTCCGGGTGGGACCCAGACCTTATGCATATCAGTTCATTTGCTTTTCTGCTTCTATTTATTGTTTTTCTATACGGACTTTTTCGCTGGCAGCGAGGCCGTGACTCCCTCGCACCAGCAGTGCTGGCAGGCCTTATTCTTGGGGTTATCTTTGGAGGCACCCTGCAACTGTCTCGCGGATGGGGGGCTGCGCCCGCAGAGGTAATACCTTGGGTAGAGATGATAGGGGACAGTTACGTAAATCTATTGTATTTACTCGTGATGCCCCTGGTGCTGACTTCCATATTAGTGGCGGTAGTTAAAGTCAGCCATACCCAGGCGCTGGGCAAAATCAGTATTTCAGTCCTGGGGGTGCTATTAGGAACAACGGCGGTGGCCGCTCTAATTGGCGTGGCTATGGCCGAGTTATTTGGTTTGTCGGCTGCGGGATTGGTTGAGGGTTCCAGGGAAGCTGCGCGAGTGGAAGTGCTGAATGCGCGCATTGGCAAGGTCACAGACCTTTCCATTCCTGAGATTATTACCTCTTTTGTGCCGCGCAATATTTTTCTGGACCTGACCGGAGCTCGCTCTACTTCTGTTATAGCGGTGGTTATATTCGCGGTGCTTTTAGGGCTGGCAGCCTTGGCGGTGCGCCGTGAATTTCCCGAAGAGGGCGCAGCGATTGAACGCTTCGTT
This DNA window, taken from Microbulbifer sp. VAAF005, encodes the following:
- the wrbA gene encoding NAD(P)H:quinone oxidoreductase — its product is MDRDNEGYVLILYYSRTGATARMATELARGVEASGITARLRTVPGVSPDTEASEPPVPSEGAPYCTIEDLRNCSGLLMGSPTRFGNMASPLRYFLDQTSDIWLDGSLTGKPAAVFTATGSLHGGQETTLVSMMLPLLHHGMLIAGIPYSEAALMRTRTGGTPYGASHWSGEHATSLSDDEVTLCRALGKRVGSLAQTLDNSHNGDN
- a CDS encoding DUF2069 domain-containing protein, yielding MNDSVQRKLKIALRINWICYIGMLVLFVAWNLFLEGGSLFLWCLQTIPLLLVLPGLLKQHYRSYLWLCFILLLYITASIVDVMMPTRGWQDGVLVVLSLILFFSSMMSSRWHRMQ
- the sppA gene encoding signal peptide peptidase SppA encodes the protein MTDSSNEKGLFRSFFGAIGGSITWLRRVFTNLVFLLILVFLGIAIFGKDEQLVVPQGAALRVAPSGFLVDELSQPSGLPIFFGGSQGPAEIRVKDLVDSIDKAAQDKRISALVLELDNMVGGSLSKLDEIGAALQRFKAADKPIYAVGDNYTQAQYFLASHADKVYLNPMGSVMLTGFGVYRNYYKSALEKLKVNFHVFRVGDYKDFIEPYTRDDMSPASRENNQRWLHELWSEYTEQVTGLRNLPTESIDLFIDELPQKLQQHEGDWARTALANKLVDQLANRNLAVRELRKTIGEDENDERSYKAIDALTYLRSQKLSEVAAKKEPNKIALITASGSIVDGRAPAGRIGSESLGELIAQARKKEVDALVLRIDSGGGSAFASEAIRQELLATREADIPVVISMGSLAASGGYWIATGGDRIWASPATLTGSIGVFGAFPTFEDSLEALGIYTDGVGTSDLAGSMRLDRALPEAAASILQQGVDNTYARFLRIVAESRGSTPKEVHKIAQGQVWTGRAAKNLGLVDDLGNLNDAIADAAQLAEIEEYDVIEIQRELTPGERFLRALSDNVDARIAASLEANLPLGAWLNSLQPVLAPIGELQSFRDPRGLYVRCLPCLAP
- a CDS encoding DUF3175 domain-containing protein; amino-acid sequence: MVSVKSAKWSQRVTTNSHALDLEAGVFSLDDPKAIAKSLKSAAEASQQRKSEPFRSAMSMLTFYINRAGPHLPVRRRRILEAAKNELRELYGRPRRH
- the arsC gene encoding arsenate reductase (glutaredoxin) (This arsenate reductase requires both glutathione and glutaredoxin to convert arsenate to arsenite, after which the efflux transporter formed by ArsA and ArsB can extrude the arsenite from the cell, providing resistance.) codes for the protein MWTIYHNPRCSKSRQTLQLLQDNGIEPEVVLYLQTPPSAEDIQQLLHKLDIDARQLLRTGEEPYKQLNLKDKDLAESQLIDAMAQNPILIQRPIVIKGDKAVIGRPPENVLGLI
- a CDS encoding MFS transporter produces the protein MQRFLLGYSGTSLATGLQVILLPWIALTIVDLPALQLGWIQASVLLPNLVFLLFGGALADRRDPALVSALACLGLALCHTALLLYFTFHVLNLSTLMVYGICLGVCSAFLQPARDNLVQRSARNRKGQATERGVQKTVTWMMLAQYGGQAVGMLLASRFDQWGLQLLLGVQIAVVLVASLLLFSLRQPQERQKAPQKRPHTLILDGLSQAWKHPVLRELTALMAFNGFVHIGVFLVVLPLLAEDYGRGAGYYATLQLAFIAGTVIATVTMLRRGQGQEPGRGILMCLLYSAALLIAISLGPTKFGLILLCLCWGAVAAASAGLGRGIVQLLAPADYRSRIISIYQFALFGSAALGALAAGVLSEVAAPLTTLLWAGILSLLAFALVALSGALRQVKISDSEV
- a CDS encoding TlpA disulfide reductase family protein gives rise to the protein MDVSGKVLLVNYWAEWCKPCREEIPVLNQLAKGNDNVVVVGVNFDNLPVAEIQKQVEKLGITFPVLVAEPQGRWGQEKPEVLPSTFIIGTDGRWQKTLVGPQDRDDFITALNL